The following are encoded in a window of Nakamurella sp. A5-74 genomic DNA:
- a CDS encoding D-arabinono-1,4-lactone oxidase, with translation MTLTNWARNITFSTDRLHLPTSVEQLQELVAGSPRVRALGTGHSFNRIADTAGDLVSVRHLPKDITVTGSGDAATVSVHGGANYGEVAVALQAEGLALPNMGSLPHISVAGACATGTHGSGDGNQCLAAGAVAVEFVGGDGELVRTTGADPEFGGSVLALGALGVVTRVELATVPTFDVRQDVWLDVPIDRVVENFDEIMASAYSISMFDDPATGRQIDRLWIKTRIDPGDPTGVASAPDGTRWGGRAATTQQHCLTDHDASASTAQLGVPGPWHERLPHFRLDFQPSSGAEQQSEYLVPREHGAAALLAVQSLELREVLLGAEIRTIAADDLWLSPCRGRASVGVHFTWRDLDAEVVRAAAAVEEVLAPFDGRPHWGKVFSSDPAAHIERLADFRALVARHDPERKFGNDFLAQHLGI, from the coding sequence GTGACACTGACCAACTGGGCCCGGAACATCACCTTCTCGACGGATCGGCTGCACCTACCGACTTCGGTGGAGCAGTTGCAGGAACTGGTCGCCGGGTCGCCGCGGGTGCGCGCCCTGGGCACCGGGCATTCGTTCAACCGGATCGCCGACACCGCAGGCGATCTGGTCTCGGTGCGACATCTTCCGAAAGACATCACGGTGACCGGCAGCGGCGACGCCGCCACGGTCAGCGTCCACGGCGGGGCCAACTACGGGGAGGTCGCCGTTGCTCTGCAGGCGGAGGGCCTGGCGCTGCCCAACATGGGCTCCCTGCCGCACATCTCGGTGGCCGGAGCCTGCGCCACCGGAACCCACGGCAGTGGCGACGGGAACCAGTGCCTGGCTGCGGGTGCGGTGGCAGTCGAGTTCGTCGGTGGGGACGGAGAACTGGTCAGGACCACCGGGGCCGACCCGGAGTTCGGCGGTTCCGTCCTGGCCCTCGGTGCGCTGGGTGTCGTCACCCGGGTCGAGCTCGCCACCGTTCCCACGTTCGACGTCCGGCAGGACGTCTGGCTGGACGTGCCGATCGACCGGGTGGTCGAGAACTTCGACGAGATCATGGCCTCCGCGTACAGCATCAGCATGTTCGACGATCCGGCCACCGGGAGGCAGATCGACCGGCTGTGGATCAAGACCCGCATCGATCCGGGCGATCCGACCGGTGTGGCGAGCGCACCGGACGGCACTCGCTGGGGTGGCCGGGCGGCGACCACGCAGCAGCACTGCCTCACCGATCACGACGCGTCGGCGAGCACGGCCCAATTGGGGGTGCCGGGACCGTGGCACGAGCGACTGCCGCACTTCCGGCTCGATTTCCAGCCGAGCAGCGGGGCGGAACAGCAGTCCGAGTACCTGGTTCCCCGGGAGCACGGTGCGGCGGCGCTGCTGGCCGTGCAGTCGCTCGAGCTGCGAGAGGTGTTGCTGGGAGCGGAGATCCGGACCATCGCGGCCGACGACCTGTGGCTCAGTCCGTGCCGTGGTCGCGCATCCGTCGGCGTGCACTTCACCTGGCGTGATCTGGACGCCGAGGTAGTGCGCGCCGCGGCCGCCGTCGAGGAGGTGCTCGCCCCGTTCGATGGGCGCCCGCACTGGGGCAAGGTGTTCAGTTCCGACCCGGCGGCCCACATCGAGCGCCTCGCCGACTTCCGGGCACTGGTGGCACGACACGATCCCGAACGGAAGTTCGGCAACGACTTCCTCGCACAGCACCTGGGGATCTGA
- a CDS encoding MFS transporter, giving the protein MRDLLRVPHFRRLLSVWTIGNFADSALFLTLAVWAKDLTGSSGAAGLVFFCLGLPVLLAPVFGLLADRVRRRPLLIVSNLCAAAAVLALLGVRTADDVWLLYAVTFLYGALGTINGAAQSGLLRTMLKDEHLGTANAAFMTIDQGLRVLTPVVGAALYAGFGGPALAGATSVLLTITALGLLTVRIAEPRPERADLGEALADSGFRALGAGFAHLRRTPVLVTMVVGLGTSLAVIGMFDSLLFAVVEHGLNREASFFGALMSAQGAGSILGGVTAAWLLRRLGPLRAVGVALVLIAVAGLGLLSRDVVVVLIGSAMAGVAIPWAFVALATTRQRLTPPALQGRSAAATTVSLQLPQLVATATGAALVGAVDYRVLTIIASAVIAAAACGVVIRARATTEEVAVSAHSG; this is encoded by the coding sequence ATGCGCGATCTGTTGCGAGTACCGCACTTTCGTCGGCTGCTGAGCGTGTGGACGATCGGCAACTTCGCCGACAGCGCGCTGTTCCTCACGCTCGCGGTCTGGGCCAAGGACCTCACCGGCAGCAGCGGCGCCGCGGGTTTGGTGTTCTTCTGTCTGGGCCTGCCGGTGCTGCTCGCTCCGGTGTTCGGCCTGCTGGCCGACCGGGTCAGGCGTCGACCGTTGCTCATCGTCTCCAACCTCTGCGCCGCAGCCGCGGTGCTGGCCCTGCTCGGTGTCCGGACGGCTGACGACGTCTGGCTGCTGTACGCGGTGACCTTCCTGTACGGCGCTCTGGGCACCATCAACGGCGCCGCCCAGTCGGGCCTGCTGCGCACGATGCTGAAGGACGAGCACCTGGGTACGGCAAACGCGGCGTTCATGACGATCGACCAGGGGCTGAGGGTGTTGACGCCTGTCGTCGGGGCCGCCCTGTACGCCGGCTTCGGCGGTCCGGCTCTGGCCGGCGCGACCTCGGTGCTGCTGACGATCACCGCCCTCGGACTGCTCACGGTGCGGATCGCCGAACCCCGTCCGGAACGCGCGGACCTCGGGGAGGCGCTGGCGGACAGTGGTTTCCGGGCACTCGGTGCCGGCTTCGCCCATCTGCGTCGGACCCCGGTGCTGGTGACGATGGTGGTCGGGTTGGGCACCTCACTCGCCGTCATCGGAATGTTCGACTCACTGCTGTTCGCCGTGGTCGAACACGGGCTGAACCGCGAGGCATCATTCTTCGGCGCGCTGATGAGCGCGCAGGGCGCTGGCAGCATCCTCGGCGGGGTGACGGCGGCCTGGCTCTTGCGACGGCTCGGCCCACTGCGGGCCGTCGGGGTGGCGCTGGTGTTGATCGCAGTGGCCGGTCTGGGACTCCTGAGCAGGGACGTCGTCGTGGTGCTGATCGGCAGTGCGATGGCGGGCGTGGCCATCCCGTGGGCTTTCGTCGCACTTGCCACCACCCGTCAGCGACTGACCCCGCCCGCACTGCAGGGTCGCAGTGCCGCGGCGACCACCGTGTCGCTGCAGCTGCCGCAATTGGTCGCCACCGCCACCGGAGCGGCACTGGTCGGCGCGGTGGACTACCGCGTGCTGACGATCATCGCGTCGGCGGTGATCGCGGCTGCAGCCTGCGGGGTGGTGATCCGTGCGCGGGCGACTACGGAGGAGGTCGCAGTCAGCGCGCACTCCGGCTGA
- a CDS encoding quinone oxidoreductase — MTALPATTRAIQIAATGGPEVLAPAEVPVRTPGPGEATVAVAAAGVNFIDIYQRQGVYPLPLPFVGGAEGAGTVLAVGDGVDQVAVGDRVAWSALPGSYAGVVTGPAAVLIPVPDSVDDQQAAAVPLQGMTAHYLVRNSYPVQSGDTVLVHAGAGGVGLLLTQIATLLGAKVITTVSSEEKAVLSREAGAAEVIVSSEPGYGSFDEVVRELTDGEGVHAVYDGVGKDTFEASLKSLRRRGFQVLFGGASGQVPPFDLQRLNALGSLSVTRPTLKDFTVTREEILGRAREVFEWIASGRLNFRIGATYPLDDAASAHEDLAGRRTTGKLLLIP, encoded by the coding sequence ATGACCGCGTTGCCCGCCACCACCCGCGCCATCCAGATCGCCGCCACCGGCGGGCCCGAAGTACTGGCACCTGCAGAGGTGCCGGTGCGCACTCCTGGGCCCGGTGAGGCGACGGTCGCCGTCGCAGCCGCCGGCGTCAACTTCATCGACATCTACCAGCGTCAGGGTGTGTACCCACTGCCGCTGCCGTTCGTTGGCGGCGCAGAGGGTGCGGGCACGGTGCTGGCCGTCGGTGACGGTGTGGATCAGGTCGCGGTCGGGGATCGGGTCGCCTGGTCGGCACTGCCCGGCTCCTATGCCGGGGTGGTGACCGGGCCCGCCGCAGTGCTGATCCCAGTCCCGGACAGCGTCGACGACCAGCAGGCAGCAGCAGTTCCGTTGCAGGGCATGACCGCGCACTATCTGGTGCGGAACTCCTACCCCGTGCAGTCGGGCGACACCGTGCTGGTGCACGCCGGGGCCGGCGGGGTCGGTCTGCTGCTGACGCAGATCGCGACCCTGCTGGGGGCGAAGGTGATCACCACGGTGTCCAGTGAGGAGAAGGCGGTGCTGTCGCGCGAGGCCGGCGCTGCCGAGGTGATCGTCAGTTCCGAGCCCGGCTACGGCAGTTTCGACGAGGTCGTGCGCGAGCTGACCGACGGCGAAGGAGTGCACGCTGTGTACGACGGCGTGGGCAAGGACACCTTCGAGGCATCCCTGAAGTCGTTGCGTCGCCGTGGTTTCCAGGTTCTGTTCGGAGGCGCCAGCGGACAGGTCCCGCCGTTCGACCTGCAGCGGCTCAATGCGCTGGGTTCGTTGAGCGTCACCCGGCCCACCCTGAAGGACTTCACCGTCACCCGGGAGGAGATCCTCGGCCGGGCCCGCGAGGTGTTCGAGTGGATCGCCTCCGGTCGACTGAACTTCCGCATCGGTGCGACCTATCCGCTCGACGACGCGGCCAGTGCGCACGAAGACCTGGCCGGCCGACGGACGACCGGCAAGCTGCTGTTGATCCCCTGA
- a CDS encoding glycoside hydrolase family 13 protein: MTDQWWRDAVVYQIYPRSFADGNGDGMGDLPGITARLDALAELGIDAVWLSPFYVSPQADAGYDVADYRDIDPRFGSLADFDALAERAHALGLRVIVDLVPNHSSDEHGWFQQALAAGAGTPERGRYVFRDGKGDNGNEPPNNWQSLFGGAAWERSTDPDGTPGQWYLHLFDVKQPDFDWTNHEVREMFHDVLRFWLDRGVDGFRVDVAHALIKADGLPDAPESSVADPAPYEQEIESEAGDRGPMWDQDGVHEIYRDWNKILGEYPGDRMMVAEAWVSPPSRLARYVRPDEMQQSFNFDFLTARWNGPALRAVIDSSLRAVESVGAPATWVMSNHDVIRHASRLALPGDEARPGGIGADDPQPDAVLGLRRARAATALMLALPGSAYVYQGEELGLPEHTTLPDEAREDPTWERSGHTERGRDGCRVPIPWEADAPSLGFGNTSGTWLPQPAAYRTLARDQQRGDPSSMLEFYRRALRLRRELQLGKGRITWQETDPAILAIEIETAAGSVTVIVNLSDERLEVDDLAAGEVILHSAGPSADQRSLGSDEAVWVRR, encoded by the coding sequence GTGACCGACCAGTGGTGGCGTGACGCCGTCGTCTACCAGATCTATCCGCGTTCCTTCGCCGACGGCAACGGCGACGGGATGGGCGATCTGCCCGGCATCACCGCACGGTTGGACGCGCTGGCCGAGCTCGGGATCGACGCGGTGTGGCTGTCACCCTTCTATGTCTCTCCGCAGGCGGACGCCGGTTACGACGTCGCCGACTACCGCGACATCGATCCCCGGTTCGGCTCGCTCGCCGACTTCGATGCGCTGGCCGAGCGGGCACATGCGTTGGGACTCAGGGTGATCGTGGATCTCGTGCCGAACCATTCCTCGGACGAGCACGGCTGGTTCCAGCAGGCTCTCGCGGCCGGTGCCGGAACCCCCGAGCGCGGGCGCTACGTCTTCCGCGATGGCAAGGGGGACAACGGGAACGAGCCGCCGAACAACTGGCAATCGCTGTTCGGCGGAGCCGCCTGGGAGCGGAGCACCGACCCGGACGGCACGCCCGGCCAGTGGTACCTGCACCTGTTCGACGTGAAGCAGCCCGACTTCGACTGGACCAACCACGAGGTCCGGGAGATGTTCCACGATGTGCTGCGCTTCTGGCTGGATCGGGGCGTCGACGGCTTCCGGGTCGATGTCGCCCACGCGCTCATCAAGGCGGACGGACTCCCGGACGCACCCGAGAGCTCCGTGGCCGATCCTGCGCCGTACGAACAGGAGATCGAGTCGGAGGCCGGCGATCGTGGCCCGATGTGGGACCAGGACGGTGTCCACGAGATCTACCGCGACTGGAACAAGATCCTCGGCGAGTACCCCGGCGACCGCATGATGGTTGCCGAAGCCTGGGTGTCCCCGCCCTCTCGACTGGCACGGTACGTGCGTCCGGACGAGATGCAGCAGTCGTTCAACTTCGACTTCCTCACCGCACGGTGGAACGGTCCCGCACTCCGGGCGGTGATCGACTCGTCCCTGCGTGCCGTCGAGTCGGTCGGCGCGCCAGCCACCTGGGTGATGTCGAACCACGACGTCATCCGGCACGCCAGCAGGCTCGCGCTGCCGGGTGACGAAGCACGCCCGGGTGGGATCGGCGCCGACGACCCGCAACCGGACGCGGTCCTGGGACTGCGACGCGCCCGCGCCGCCACCGCGCTGATGCTGGCCCTGCCAGGCTCCGCCTACGTCTACCAGGGCGAGGAACTCGGACTGCCCGAGCACACGACACTGCCGGACGAGGCCCGCGAGGATCCGACCTGGGAGCGATCCGGGCACACAGAGCGTGGCCGCGACGGCTGTCGGGTGCCGATCCCGTGGGAGGCCGATGCTCCCTCGCTCGGCTTCGGCAACACCTCGGGCACCTGGTTACCGCAGCCCGCCGCCTACCGGACGCTGGCGCGCGATCAGCAGCGCGGCGACCCGTCGTCGATGCTGGAGTTCTACCGCCGCGCGCTGCGCCTGCGCCGGGAGCTGCAGTTGGGGAAGGGTCGGATCACCTGGCAGGAAACGGATCCCGCGATCCTGGCGATCGAGATCGAGACTGCTGCGGGATCCGTGACGGTGATCGTCAACCTGTCGGACGAGCGGCTGGAGGTGGACGATCTGGCCGCTGGTGAAGTGATCCTGCACTCGGCCGGGCCGTCCGCCGACCAGCGGAGCCTCGGATCGGACGAGGCAGTCTGGGTGCGCCGGTGA
- a CDS encoding winged helix-turn-helix domain-containing protein has translation MADVSDPGAIRALAHPLRLRLLQALAVRITATATELADDVGESPSNCSFHLRKLAEFGYIDRADDATGRDKPWRISDPTQNLLPDPEDPAALEASRSTGAAIFEWDVATLRAGHARRNPPEWRGTTIQSGATLIVTPDEARAINDALVAVIQPYFDRLTDHTLIPQGAGVIRLVTASAYLPEHQELIDSEVPAQSGGREQADGAGDR, from the coding sequence ATGGCTGACGTCTCCGATCCCGGCGCGATCCGCGCCCTGGCGCACCCGCTGCGCCTTCGCCTCCTGCAGGCTCTCGCGGTCAGGATCACCGCTACCGCAACCGAACTCGCCGACGACGTGGGGGAGAGCCCGTCCAACTGCTCCTTCCATCTGCGCAAACTCGCCGAGTTCGGCTACATCGACCGGGCGGACGACGCGACCGGTCGCGACAAGCCGTGGCGGATCAGCGATCCGACGCAGAACCTGTTGCCCGACCCCGAGGATCCTGCGGCTCTCGAGGCGTCCAGGTCCACCGGCGCCGCGATCTTCGAGTGGGACGTCGCGACCCTGCGGGCCGGACACGCCAGACGGAATCCACCGGAGTGGCGAGGCACCACCATCCAGAGCGGCGCCACGCTGATCGTCACACCGGACGAGGCCAGAGCGATCAACGACGCCCTGGTCGCGGTGATACAGCCGTACTTCGACCGGCTCACCGACCACACACTGATCCCTCAGGGAGCCGGTGTCATCCGGTTGGTGACTGCGTCCGCGTACCTCCCGGAACATCAGGAGCTCATCGACTCCGAGGTGCCCGCCCAATCCGGTGGGCGCGAGCAGGCCGACGGTGCGGGGGATCGGTGA